Proteins from one Bradyrhizobium roseum genomic window:
- a CDS encoding cytidine deaminase, with product MPSKKDQELIDAATKAISRRYRNDWQEVGAAMRTRDGRIVTGVNIDAYIGRIAVCAEAIAIGRAITEKGDHGIETIVAVRHPKPGEPGKIAVVSPCGICRELIHDYDAKARVIVPDNGKAPKVVTIGELLPNKYKRGSE from the coding sequence ATGCCGAGCAAAAAAGACCAGGAACTGATCGATGCCGCCACCAAGGCCATCAGCCGGCGCTATCGCAACGATTGGCAGGAGGTCGGCGCTGCCATGCGCACGCGCGACGGCCGTATCGTCACCGGCGTCAATATCGACGCCTATATCGGCCGGATCGCGGTCTGCGCCGAGGCGATCGCCATCGGCCGTGCCATCACCGAGAAAGGCGACCACGGCATTGAGACGATCGTCGCCGTGCGCCATCCCAAGCCCGGCGAGCCCGGCAAGATCGCGGTGGTTTCGCCGTGCGGCATCTGCCGCGAACTGATCCACGACTATGACGCCAAGGCGCGCGTCATCGTCCCAGACAACGGCAAGGCGCCGAAAGTCGTGACCATCGGCGAACTCCTGCCCAACAAATACAAGCGGGGCAGCGAGTGA
- the ruvB gene encoding Holliday junction branch migration DNA helicase RuvB — translation MNTPSRIVTPERRSDDVGDTVLRPQLLSEFVGQAQARKNLSIFIEAARKRGEALDHVLFVGPPGLGKTTLAQIVARELGVGFRATSGPVIAKAGDLAALLTNLEERDVLFIDEIHRLSPAVEEVLYPAMEDFQLDLIIGEGPAARSVKIDLAKFTLVGATTRAGLLTNPLRDRFGIPVRLNFYTEEELEKIVSRGARVLNVGMTPDGANEIARRARGTPRIAGRLLRRVRDFASAADASSIDRAIADHALSALEVDAAGLDAMDRRYLTTIAMNYGGGPVGVETMAAALSEPRDAIEDIIEPFLIQCGYLQRTPRGRLLTSHAFRHLGLAEPARDPAQFGLFGNGDSDD, via the coding sequence GTGAACACGCCCTCGCGCATCGTCACACCCGAGCGCCGTTCCGACGATGTCGGCGACACCGTGCTGCGCCCGCAATTGCTGTCGGAGTTCGTCGGCCAGGCGCAGGCGCGGAAAAATCTCTCGATCTTCATCGAGGCGGCGCGCAAGCGGGGCGAGGCGCTGGATCACGTGTTGTTCGTCGGTCCGCCCGGCCTCGGCAAGACCACGCTGGCGCAGATCGTGGCGCGCGAACTCGGCGTCGGCTTTCGCGCAACGTCAGGTCCCGTCATAGCGAAGGCCGGCGATCTCGCCGCGCTGCTGACCAATCTCGAAGAGCGCGACGTGCTGTTCATCGACGAGATCCATCGGCTCAGCCCGGCGGTCGAGGAAGTTCTCTATCCCGCGATGGAGGATTTTCAGCTCGACCTGATCATCGGCGAGGGACCGGCGGCGCGTTCGGTCAAGATCGATCTGGCAAAATTCACGCTCGTCGGCGCCACCACGCGCGCCGGGCTTTTGACCAATCCGCTGCGTGATCGCTTTGGCATTCCGGTGCGGCTGAATTTCTACACCGAGGAAGAGCTGGAAAAGATCGTCAGCCGCGGCGCCCGCGTGCTCAACGTCGGCATGACGCCCGACGGCGCCAACGAGATCGCGCGCCGCGCCCGCGGCACGCCGCGCATCGCCGGCCGCCTGCTGCGCCGCGTGCGGGATTTTGCATCCGCTGCGGATGCCAGCTCGATCGACCGCGCCATCGCCGACCACGCGCTGAGCGCGCTGGAGGTCGATGCCGCCGGCCTCGACGCGATGGACCGGCGTTATCTCACGACCATTGCGATGAACTACGGCGGTGGGCCGGTCGGCGTCGAGACCATGGCGGCGGCACTGTCGGAGCCGCGCGACGCCATCGAGGACATCATCGAGCCGTTCCTGATCCAGTGCGGCTACCTGCAGCGCACGCCGCGCGGCCGGCTGCTGACCTCGCACGCCTTCCGCCATCTCGGTCTTGCCGAGCCGGCGCGCGATCCAGCACAGTTTGGGCTGTTCGGCAACGGCGACAGCGACGACTGA
- a CDS encoding metallophosphoesterase, giving the protein MLTRRHFLQGIGGLGAVGVSTAAYGFSAPVVRLRVARYHISPPQWPVGFKLRIAAIADLHACDPWMSLDRVQAIVERTNALKPDIVVMLGDYVAGHRKVTRFIPDAEWAAVLAGLKAPLGVHAVLGNHDWWEDKEVQRTGHGLPLAGRALQAAGIPVYENDAKKLSKDGHSFWLAGLGDQLAYIPARRFRPLKRIGVDDLGATLAKITDDAPVVLMAHEPDIARRVPSRVALQLSGHTHGGQVRMLGWSPVSPSGQQLAYGHIKMNCDVVVSGGLGCSIMPFRLGVPPEIVLVTLGAPRPAVA; this is encoded by the coding sequence ATGTTAACACGCCGTCATTTTCTGCAAGGCATCGGTGGGCTGGGTGCGGTGGGCGTCTCGACCGCTGCGTATGGGTTTAGTGCACCGGTCGTGCGGCTTCGGGTTGCGCGCTACCATATCTCGCCGCCGCAATGGCCGGTAGGCTTCAAGCTCCGGATCGCCGCGATCGCCGATCTCCATGCCTGCGATCCCTGGATGTCGCTCGATCGTGTCCAGGCGATCGTCGAGCGCACCAATGCGCTCAAGCCCGATATCGTCGTCATGCTCGGCGACTACGTGGCCGGGCATCGCAAGGTGACGCGGTTCATTCCGGATGCCGAATGGGCCGCCGTGCTGGCCGGCCTGAAGGCGCCGCTTGGCGTGCATGCGGTGCTCGGCAATCACGACTGGTGGGAAGACAAGGAAGTGCAGCGGACGGGGCATGGATTGCCGTTAGCGGGCCGTGCGCTGCAGGCGGCCGGTATTCCGGTTTACGAGAACGATGCGAAGAAGCTCAGCAAGGACGGCCATTCGTTCTGGCTCGCCGGTCTCGGCGATCAACTGGCCTACATCCCGGCGCGCCGCTTCCGGCCGCTCAAGCGCATCGGCGTCGACGATCTCGGCGCGACGCTGGCGAAGATCACCGACGATGCCCCCGTCGTTCTGATGGCGCATGAGCCCGATATCGCGCGGCGCGTGCCTTCGCGCGTCGCGCTGCAGCTTTCCGGGCATACCCATGGCGGCCAGGTGCGGATGCTGGGCTGGTCGCCGGTCTCGCCGTCCGGGCAGCAGCTCGCCTATGGCCATATCAAGATGAACTGCGACGTCGTCGTCTCCGGCGGCCTCGGCTGCAGCATCATGCCGTTCCGCCTCGGCGTTCCCCCGGAAATCGTGCTGGTGACGCTGGGCGCGCCACGGCCGGCGGTGGCGTAA
- the ybgC gene encoding tol-pal system-associated acyl-CoA thioesterase, with product MTSPILDGEIRDGRHHMQVRVYYEDTDFSGIVYHANYLRFMERGRTNHLRLMGASQHALFEQALEETPGFAFVVRSMELDFLRPARMDDVLDVVTWPVAVKGASITLAQEVRRGDEVLVKAAVRVAFISEGRAKPIPKSLRLLMKADLAPE from the coding sequence GTGACATCACCTATTCTCGACGGCGAGATCCGCGACGGCCGCCATCACATGCAGGTCCGTGTCTATTACGAGGACACGGACTTCTCCGGCATCGTCTATCACGCCAACTACCTGCGCTTCATGGAGCGCGGCCGCACCAATCATCTGCGGCTGATGGGCGCGTCGCAGCATGCGCTGTTCGAACAGGCGCTGGAGGAGACGCCGGGCTTTGCCTTCGTCGTGCGCTCGATGGAACTCGATTTTCTGCGGCCAGCGCGCATGGACGACGTGCTCGACGTGGTGACATGGCCGGTCGCGGTGAAGGGCGCTTCGATCACGCTTGCGCAGGAAGTACGGCGCGGCGACGAGGTTCTGGTCAAGGCCGCGGTGCGGGTCGCCTTCATCAGCGAGGGGCGGGCAAAGCCGATCCCGAAATCGTTGCGGCTGCTGATGAAGGCCGATCTCGCGCCGGAGTAA
- a CDS encoding nuclear transport factor 2 family protein, with protein MSRPPLPPFTRETAAQKARMAEDAWNSRDPVKVSLAYTEDSRWRNRSEFFQGREAIVAFLTRKWQKEHDYRLIKDLWAFDQNRIAVRFQYEWHDDAGQWHRSYGNEQWEFDEHGLMRRREASINDLAIKDSERRFLWPAPGPRPADVAGLGESPL; from the coding sequence ATGTCGCGTCCGCCGCTGCCGCCCTTCACCCGCGAAACCGCCGCCCAGAAGGCGCGCATGGCGGAAGATGCCTGGAATTCGCGCGATCCGGTCAAGGTTTCGCTGGCTTATACCGAGGACAGCCGGTGGCGTAACCGCTCCGAATTCTTTCAGGGCCGCGAGGCGATCGTCGCCTTCCTCACCCGGAAATGGCAAAAGGAGCATGACTATCGGCTGATCAAGGATCTATGGGCGTTCGACCAGAACCGCATCGCCGTGCGTTTCCAGTACGAATGGCACGACGATGCCGGGCAGTGGCATCGCTCCTACGGCAACGAGCAGTGGGAGTTCGACGAGCACGGCCTGATGCGGCGGCGCGAGGCCAGCATCAACGATTTAGCCATCAAGGACAGTGAGCGCCGCTTCCTCTGGCCGGCGCCGGGTCCGCGCCCGGCCGATGTCGCAGGCCTCGGCGAAAGCCCGCTGTGA
- a CDS encoding TetR/AcrR family transcriptional regulator, whose product MLKRGAERRDVLRALGEVFRAHGYEGASLTLITDATGLGKGSLYNLFPGGKEQMAAEVLADIDTWFELNIYAPLREAENPARAIAAMIAGVDQYFHSGNRVCLVGLVALGAARDTFAEAVDGYFARWHAALAQLLRRSGLSRSQAQRRTEDALLTIQGALVLARARDDTGIFRRALNDLTARLLAPPE is encoded by the coding sequence ATGCTGAAGCGGGGCGCCGAGCGCAGGGATGTGTTGCGCGCGCTGGGCGAGGTGTTTCGCGCGCACGGCTATGAGGGCGCCTCGCTGACGCTGATCACGGACGCCACCGGGCTCGGCAAGGGCAGTCTCTACAATTTGTTCCCCGGCGGCAAGGAGCAGATGGCGGCCGAGGTGCTGGCCGATATCGACACCTGGTTCGAACTCAACATCTATGCGCCGCTGCGCGAGGCGGAGAATCCCGCGCGGGCCATCGCCGCGATGATCGCGGGCGTCGACCAGTACTTTCATTCCGGCAATCGCGTCTGTCTGGTCGGGTTAGTGGCGCTTGGCGCGGCGCGCGACACCTTTGCCGAAGCGGTCGATGGCTATTTTGCGCGCTGGCACGCTGCGCTGGCGCAGCTCCTGCGCCGATCCGGCTTGAGCCGAAGCCAGGCGCAGCGGCGCACGGAAGACGCGCTGTTGACGATCCAGGGAGCACTGGTGCTGGCGCGGGCGCGCGACGACACCGGAATCTTTCGCCGGGCACTGAACGACCTGACGGCGCGATTGCTCGCGCCGCCGGAGTGA
- a CDS encoding glutathione binding-like protein, translated as MDLYFSPLACSLATRIALYEAGAEANYLEVDPKTKLVRKDGSDFRQVNPLGLVPTLRTDDGTVLTENAAILQYVADRFPKAGISAASAEERSRLHQWLCFIGTELHKALFVPLLDKTAPPEAKTYALGKNFSRLDYLENYLKGREFLLDHFSVADAYLVTIINWTMATPPIELAKWPNVKAYHERLRTRPSIAKAVAEEFELYKAELARHKAAA; from the coding sequence ATGGATCTTTATTTCTCGCCGCTCGCCTGCTCGCTGGCGACACGGATTGCGCTGTATGAAGCCGGCGCCGAGGCCAATTATCTCGAAGTCGATCCCAAGACCAAGCTGGTGCGAAAGGACGGCTCGGATTTTCGCCAGGTCAATCCGCTCGGCCTGGTGCCGACGCTGCGCACCGACGACGGCACGGTGCTGACGGAGAACGCGGCGATCCTGCAATATGTCGCCGACCGCTTTCCGAAAGCCGGCATCTCGGCTGCCTCGGCCGAGGAACGCAGCCGCCTGCATCAATGGCTCTGCTTCATCGGCACTGAATTGCACAAGGCGCTGTTCGTGCCGCTGCTCGACAAGACCGCGCCGCCGGAGGCGAAGACTTATGCGCTCGGCAAGAATTTCTCGCGGCTCGATTATCTCGAAAACTACCTGAAAGGCCGTGAATTCCTGCTCGATCATTTCAGCGTGGCCGACGCCTACCTCGTCACCATCATCAACTGGACGATGGCGACGCCGCCGATCGAACTGGCGAAATGGCCCAATGTGAAGGCCTATCACGAGCGACTGCGCACCCGCCCCAGCATCGCCAAAGCGGTCGCCGAGGAGTTCGAACTGTACAAGGCCGAACTCGCCCGCCACAAAGCGGCGGCGTAG
- a CDS encoding TetR/AcrR family transcriptional regulator — MVQKSKKPPVPRIDDPVPPKRRGRPRAYQPEVALGKALDLFRKDGFAATSLDDLSAATGMNRPSLYGAFGDKRALFIKSYRRYREDARAAMGKIFLDELPIRRRLERIYSVALDIYLSGESGPRGCFTVMTAASEAVHDPDIRAMVMEGFTELDKAFAACFRRAKENGELPDSADPAVLAQLASATLHTIAIRARAQTPRKELESIVKGALDVMLGAVK; from the coding sequence ATGGTACAAAAAAGTAAAAAGCCGCCCGTGCCGAGGATCGACGATCCCGTGCCGCCAAAGCGCCGCGGCCGGCCGCGCGCCTACCAGCCGGAGGTCGCGCTCGGCAAGGCGCTCGACCTGTTCCGCAAGGACGGCTTTGCGGCGACCTCGCTCGACGATCTTTCCGCTGCGACCGGCATGAACCGGCCGAGCCTTTACGGCGCGTTCGGCGACAAGCGCGCGCTGTTCATCAAGAGCTACCGGCGCTATCGCGAGGACGCGCGCGCCGCCATGGGCAAGATTTTTCTCGACGAACTTCCGATCCGTCGCCGGCTGGAGCGGATTTATTCGGTGGCGCTCGATATCTACCTGTCCGGCGAGTCCGGCCCGCGCGGCTGCTTTACGGTCATGACGGCAGCGTCCGAGGCGGTGCACGATCCCGATATCCGCGCCATGGTGATGGAAGGTTTTACCGAACTCGACAAGGCCTTCGCGGCCTGCTTCCGGCGGGCCAAAGAGAACGGCGAATTGCCCGACAGCGCCGATCCGGCCGTGTTGGCCCAGCTCGCTTCCGCCACCCTCCACACCATCGCCATCCGCGCCCGCGCGCAGACGCCGCGCAAGGAGCTGGAATCGATCGTCAAGGGCGCGCTCGACGTGATGCTCGGCGCGGTGAAATAA
- a CDS encoding MFS transporter: MDALNPESGLKPETDPEPGLDRRTRRNLLLLTCCQAVGQSCNTMMFAATGLSVITFYHHPEFANLPVTMQHLGVMIWVFPAALLMQRIGRSIGFRVGSLFGMAGATVMCIGLYTANFLVMCGGGLVLGYAVACLQMYRFAAAELVPIHYRAKAISWVTAGGVAAAVIGPSLVRVTHDLAMPLYVATYAAILGLHLIVFTIMSFISFPSVAAAPPTASPAEAIAPPRPLLEIASQPRFVASAMAGMLAFGTMSFIMSASPLAIVGCGFPHSEAHWVIFVHVLGMFVPSFFTGNLINRFGATTVMAWGVALMLAGVVAALSGMTEWNFRIALTVNGVGWNFLFVGATTLVTTCYRPNERGKTQALNDLLVFSTTATSSFMAGFLQERWGWQPLNWFSMLLMLAAACAVLWLRYQRPTLSAAH, from the coding sequence ATGGATGCGCTGAATCCAGAATCCGGGCTCAAGCCTGAAACCGATCCGGAACCGGGGCTCGACCGGCGCACCCGCCGCAATCTCCTGCTGCTCACCTGCTGCCAGGCCGTCGGCCAATCCTGCAACACCATGATGTTCGCGGCCACCGGGCTGTCGGTCATCACCTTCTATCATCATCCCGAGTTCGCCAATCTGCCGGTGACGATGCAGCATCTTGGCGTGATGATCTGGGTGTTCCCGGCCGCATTGCTGATGCAGCGCATCGGCCGCAGCATCGGCTTCCGCGTCGGCTCGCTGTTCGGCATGGCCGGCGCCACCGTGATGTGCATCGGTCTGTACACCGCCAACTTCCTCGTCATGTGCGGCGGCGGGCTCGTCCTCGGCTACGCGGTCGCCTGTCTGCAGATGTATCGGTTTGCCGCGGCGGAGCTGGTCCCGATCCACTACCGCGCCAAGGCGATCTCATGGGTGACCGCGGGCGGCGTCGCCGCCGCCGTGATCGGGCCGAGCCTGGTGCGCGTGACGCATGATCTGGCGATGCCGTTGTACGTCGCGACCTATGCCGCCATTCTCGGGTTGCATCTGATCGTTTTCACGATCATGTCCTTCATCAGCTTCCCATCGGTCGCCGCCGCCCCGCCGACGGCGAGCCCGGCTGAGGCCATCGCGCCGCCGCGGCCGCTGCTGGAGATCGCCAGCCAACCGCGCTTCGTCGCATCGGCGATGGCCGGCATGCTGGCGTTCGGCACGATGTCCTTCATCATGAGCGCGTCGCCGCTGGCCATCGTCGGCTGTGGATTTCCGCATTCAGAGGCCCACTGGGTCATCTTCGTGCATGTGCTCGGCATGTTCGTGCCGTCGTTCTTCACCGGCAATCTGATCAACCGGTTCGGCGCCACGACGGTCATGGCCTGGGGCGTGGCGCTGATGCTGGCCGGCGTGGTCGCGGCGCTGTCGGGCATGACCGAATGGAATTTCAGGATTGCGCTGACCGTCAACGGCGTCGGCTGGAATTTCCTGTTCGTCGGCGCTACCACGCTGGTGACGACGTGCTACCGCCCGAACGAACGCGGCAAGACCCAGGCGCTCAACGACCTGCTGGTGTTCAGCACGACCGCGACATCGAGCTTCATGGCGGGTTTTCTGCAGGAGCGCTGGGGCTGGCAGCCGCTCAACTGGTTTTCGATGCTGCTGATGCTGGCCGCGGCCTGCGCCGTGTTGTGGCTGCGCTACCAGCGTCCGACGTTAAGCGCTGCGCATTAA
- a CDS encoding MBL fold metallo-hydrolase, which yields MADDLKFTVQRPPAYGELTDVLPGLFWVRLPMPNAPNHVNCWLLDNGPDWTMVDCGYNTDDTFEMWDKLWRGLLRSRPLQNLVFTHAHLDHFGLASFFVKETKCAVRLPLAEWLNAWKLWHEREEGPDEQFAVFMKRNGASDDDATRIVGTQRPSKYLGLRPPREFIRIRDGDVVAMGKREWRVITAGGHSVEHALFYCESDKILIAGDQVLSHMTPSVITPSAQPEANPMKEYLDSLARLETLPPDTLVLPSHGLPFRGLHDRLAQLREHHQARLDDVASVISGKTHAFAIAQEVFPRVLYANPRQAFGESLAHLNMLASLGRLSRDVDADGAITFAPA from the coding sequence ATGGCCGATGATCTGAAATTCACGGTCCAGCGCCCGCCAGCCTATGGCGAATTGACGGATGTGCTGCCGGGATTGTTCTGGGTACGGCTGCCGATGCCGAACGCGCCCAATCACGTCAATTGCTGGCTGCTCGACAACGGGCCTGATTGGACGATGGTCGACTGCGGCTACAATACCGACGACACGTTCGAGATGTGGGACAAGCTGTGGCGCGGTCTGCTGCGCAGCCGTCCATTGCAAAACCTCGTCTTCACGCATGCGCATCTCGATCATTTCGGCTTGGCCAGTTTCTTTGTGAAGGAAACGAAATGCGCGGTGCGCCTGCCATTGGCCGAATGGCTCAACGCATGGAAGCTGTGGCACGAGCGCGAGGAGGGGCCGGACGAGCAATTTGCGGTCTTCATGAAGCGCAACGGGGCCTCCGACGACGACGCGACGAGGATCGTGGGAACCCAGCGCCCGTCGAAATATCTCGGCCTGCGGCCGCCGCGCGAATTCATTCGGATTCGCGACGGCGATGTTGTCGCGATGGGAAAGCGCGAGTGGCGGGTGATCACGGCCGGCGGCCACTCGGTCGAACACGCGCTGTTCTATTGCGAAAGCGACAAGATCCTGATCGCGGGCGATCAGGTCCTGTCGCATATGACGCCCTCGGTGATCACGCCATCGGCGCAGCCGGAGGCCAATCCGATGAAGGAATATCTGGATTCGCTGGCGCGGCTCGAGACGCTGCCGCCGGATACGCTGGTGCTGCCGTCGCACGGCCTGCCGTTTCGCGGGCTTCATGACCGCCTGGCGCAGTTGCGTGAACATCATCAGGCACGGCTCGACGACGTGGCCTCCGTCATCAGCGGTAAGACCCATGCGTTTGCGATAGCGCAGGAGGTATTCCCGCGGGTGCTGTACGCCAATCCGCGTCAGGCATTCGGCGAATCGCTGGCGCATCTGAACATGCTGGCCTCGCTCGGGCGGCTGTCGCGCGATGTCGACGCCGATGGCGCGATCACGTTTGCGCCGGCGTGA
- a CDS encoding MFS transporter, translating to MITEPGLPKAPAGLFRSRGWQVAMIGLGTATAQLDTSVNIAFPAITRGFDLGIADIQWVVICYVLTYASLLLTLGRVGDTVGHAIVFRVGLVWSAAALLFVGGSPSYGAVLVFRCLQGVGAALVLSCGAALVTSLYGEERRSRALGVYTMMMAFGWMLGPLLGGALTAVWDWPAVFWFRIPIAVGALLLLRGLPVSPLQRAGDRLDIVGGIALVLGLVTMLLAINRVREFSAVWFALLSAAAFAAFIVRERRAAHPIIAIDILRLPGFALLNIVSVLANLAAFSVWLLVPYFLARAPGYALAANGAILAAAAAGAVLAAPIAGRLVGRTISAEQLAVLGALAIGAGLVLISTWTEQTPTALRVAGLIVQGVGLGLFQLAYSDIVTAALPLRDRGVAGSLVLLTRTLGTVTAASIVLMVFEILQQHDSFLEAFQQTFQLAALLAFAAAGLLALSPRRTGTS from the coding sequence GTGATTACCGAACCTGGTCTTCCCAAGGCGCCGGCCGGCCTGTTTCGCTCCAGGGGCTGGCAGGTCGCCATGATCGGGCTGGGGACGGCGACGGCGCAGCTCGATACGTCGGTGAATATCGCGTTCCCCGCCATCACCCGTGGCTTCGATCTCGGCATCGCCGACATCCAGTGGGTGGTCATCTGTTACGTGCTGACCTACGCCAGCCTGCTGCTGACACTCGGGCGCGTCGGCGACACCGTCGGCCATGCGATCGTCTTTCGTGTCGGCCTGGTCTGGAGCGCGGCGGCGTTGCTGTTCGTCGGTGGCTCGCCGAGCTACGGGGCGGTGCTGGTTTTCCGCTGCCTGCAAGGTGTCGGTGCGGCGCTGGTCTTGAGTTGCGGCGCGGCGTTGGTGACATCGCTCTATGGCGAGGAGCGGCGGAGCCGGGCGCTCGGTGTCTATACCATGATGATGGCGTTCGGATGGATGCTGGGTCCGCTGCTGGGCGGTGCGTTGACGGCCGTTTGGGATTGGCCCGCGGTATTCTGGTTCCGGATTCCCATCGCCGTCGGTGCACTGCTGTTGTTGCGCGGGCTGCCGGTATCGCCGCTGCAACGCGCCGGCGATCGCCTCGATATTGTGGGCGGCATCGCGCTGGTTCTGGGCCTGGTGACAATGCTGCTGGCGATCAACCGCGTGCGTGAATTTTCCGCCGTCTGGTTCGCGTTGCTATCCGCGGCTGCTTTCGCCGCCTTCATCGTCCGCGAGAGGCGCGCGGCGCATCCCATCATCGCGATCGACATTCTCCGGCTGCCGGGATTCGCGCTGCTCAATATTGTGAGCGTGCTGGCCAATCTTGCGGCCTTCTCGGTCTGGCTGCTGGTGCCGTATTTTCTGGCGCGCGCTCCCGGCTATGCGCTGGCCGCGAACGGCGCGATTCTGGCTGCGGCTGCTGCGGGGGCGGTGCTGGCCGCGCCGATCGCCGGCCGCCTCGTTGGGCGAACCATTTCAGCCGAGCAGCTCGCGGTCTTGGGGGCGCTAGCCATCGGCGCAGGTCTCGTACTCATCAGCACGTGGACGGAGCAAACGCCGACCGCGCTGCGGGTCGCCGGGCTCATCGTGCAGGGCGTCGGCCTTGGCCTGTTCCAGCTTGCCTATTCGGATATCGTCACGGCCGCGCTGCCGCTGCGGGATCGCGGCGTCGCCGGCAGTCTCGTCCTCCTGACGCGAACGCTGGGAACGGTGACCGCTGCCTCGATCGTGCTGATGGTGTTCGAAATCCTGCAGCAGCACGACAGCTTCCTCGAAGCCTTCCAGCAGACCTTTCAACTGGCGGCCTTGCTGGCATTTGCCGCTGCGGGTTTGTTGGCGTTGTCGCCCCGCAGGACCGGAACTTCCTAA
- a CDS encoding 2-hydroxyacid dehydrogenase, producing MTENKGALAILVHGGTDNWSPQRWKGRFEGVCPDRPVRLLPGDSFDPAEVHYAAVWKPQPGELAAFPNLRVIFNLGAGVDALMADRSLPDVPLVRVAVTDLTARMTEYVVLHVLMHHRQELYLRESQRAKRWAPKLQWAAGAISVGVMGLGTLGADAADALKRIGFRVAGWSRSPKTLTGIDCFHGEAQFDTFLRRTDILVCLLPLTPGTRHVLNRTLFEKLNRSSPLGAPVLINAGRGGLQNEADILQSLNDGTLGGASLDVYATEPLPTDSPFWTHPKVVLTPHNAADTDADEISKYVAEQIARFEAGGALENVVDRGRGY from the coding sequence ATGACAGAGAACAAAGGTGCGCTCGCCATTCTGGTGCATGGCGGGACCGACAACTGGTCGCCGCAGCGCTGGAAAGGCCGGTTCGAGGGCGTCTGCCCGGATCGCCCCGTACGCCTGCTGCCTGGCGACTCGTTCGATCCGGCCGAGGTGCATTACGCTGCAGTGTGGAAGCCGCAGCCGGGCGAGCTGGCCGCCTTTCCCAACCTGCGTGTCATCTTCAACCTCGGCGCCGGCGTCGACGCGCTGATGGCGGACCGCTCCCTGCCCGACGTGCCGCTGGTGCGCGTGGCCGTCACCGACCTCACCGCGCGGATGACGGAGTATGTCGTGCTGCACGTGCTGATGCACCACCGGCAGGAACTCTATTTGCGGGAGTCACAGCGCGCCAAGCGCTGGGCGCCCAAACTCCAATGGGCGGCGGGCGCGATCTCGGTCGGCGTCATGGGGCTCGGCACGCTAGGGGCGGATGCAGCCGATGCGCTGAAGCGTATCGGCTTTCGCGTCGCGGGCTGGAGCCGCAGCCCGAAGACGCTTACCGGCATCGATTGCTTTCACGGCGAAGCGCAGTTCGACACCTTCCTCCGACGGACCGATATTCTTGTTTGCCTGCTGCCGCTGACGCCCGGGACCCGCCACGTCCTCAACCGCACGCTGTTCGAAAAACTCAATCGCAGCAGCCCGCTCGGCGCGCCGGTCCTGATCAATGCCGGCCGCGGCGGCCTGCAGAACGAAGCCGACATTCTGCAAAGCCTGAACGACGGCACGCTGGGCGGCGCCTCGCTCGACGTCTACGCCACCGAGCCGTTGCCCACGGACAGTCCGTTCTGGACCCACCCGAAGGTAGTGCTGACCCCGCACAATGCCGCCGATACCGATGCCGACGAAATATCGAAATACGTCGCGGAGCAGATCGCGCGCTTCGAGGCCGGCGGCGCGCTGGAGAATGTGGTGGACCGCGGACGGGGGTATTAG
- a CDS encoding YciI family protein, producing the protein MLYAILCYHDEDTVGSWTKEQDAAVMQKLSVVQDKLTQQGRLGPVARLLPTTAATTLRKEDPPLVLDGPFAETKEQLLGFYVVDCKNLDEALDVARDLSRVNPGGAYEIRPVGHFTPGSVKP; encoded by the coding sequence ATGCTATATGCCATCCTTTGCTATCACGACGAAGATACCGTCGGCTCCTGGACCAAGGAGCAGGACGCCGCGGTCATGCAGAAGCTTTCCGTCGTGCAGGACAAGCTCACCCAGCAAGGCCGGCTCGGCCCGGTCGCCCGCCTGCTGCCGACGACGGCGGCGACCACGCTGCGCAAGGAAGACCCGCCGCTGGTGCTGGACGGCCCGTTCGCCGAAACCAAGGAGCAATTGCTTGGCTTCTATGTGGTCGACTGCAAAAACCTCGACGAGGCACTGGATGTCGCGCGCGATCTCAGCAGGGTCAATCCCGGCGGCGCCTATGAAATCCGCCCGGTCGGTCACTTCACACCCGGGAGCGTCAAGCCGTGA